The Hypanus sabinus isolate sHypSab1 chromosome 1, sHypSab1.hap1, whole genome shotgun sequence genome contains a region encoding:
- the LOC132407696 gene encoding transmembrane protein 74 encodes MTSVELVFLGEERAHSGHWKELSWGIHGPVSSSAPGTAPIQSASFKAERPDSKVCCHQQLETSFSYVDENVNLQRACSPLSDGSCSPPCYQGACGDGRPAPEELRELSSLSEDTSPDLSDSPVDYGFISALLFLCSGISLVIISYVIPRDVSVDPDSVSAREMERLQRQSARVGAHLDRCVIAGLGLLTLGGMLLSTLLMISICKGELYRRQRFSLAGRSGKIYGSFNFRLSSPSHRFSLGAEEMITND; translated from the coding sequence ATGACTTCAGTGGAGTTGGTGTTTCTGGGTGAAGAACGGGCGCACTCTGGACATTGGAAGGAACTAAGCTGGGGTATCCATGGCCCGGTCTCCAGTTCAGCACCTGGGACAGCGCCGATCCAGAGTGCCAGCTTTAAAGCGGAGCGCCCGGACTCCAAGGTATGCTGTCACCAGCAACTGGAAACTTCATTCTCCTACGTTGATGAAAATGTCAATCTCCAACGTGCGTGTTCCCCGCTGTCGGACGGAAGCTGTAGCCCTCCGTGTTACCAAGGCGCCTGTGGCGACGGCAGACCGGCACCCGAGGAGCTGCGAGAACTCTCGTCTCTCTCCGAGGACACCTCGCCCGATCTCTCCGACTCCCCAGTGGACTATGGCTTCATCAGCGCCCTGCTCTTTCTCTGTAGTGGCATCAGTCTGGTCATCATATCCTACGTGATCCCCCGGGATGTGAGCGTGGATCCGGACAGTGTTTCAGCCCGGGAAATGGAGCGATTGCAGCGGCAGAGTGCCCGCGTGGGAGCTCACCTAGACAGGTGTGTGATCGCCGGCCTTGGACTCCTCACTCTCGGCGGGATGCTGCTGTCCACCTTGCTGATGATATCCATCTGCAAAGGCGAGTTGTACCGGCGCCAGAGGTTCTCATTGGCTGGGAGGTCGGGGAAGATCTATGGATCCTTCAACTTCCGCCTGAGTTCCCCCAGCCATCGATTTTCACTGGGAGCAGAGGAGATGATTACTAACGACTAA